One genomic segment of Sorex araneus isolate mSorAra2 chromosome X, mSorAra2.pri, whole genome shotgun sequence includes these proteins:
- the MRPL53 gene encoding 39S ribosomal protein L53, mitochondrial: MAAALARLGLRAVKEVRVQFCPFEKNVEATRTFLQAVSSEKVRATNLNCSVIADVRHDGSEPCVDVLFGDGHRLILRGAHLTAQEMLSAFASHIQLRGAAAASEDKPPVGAGR; encoded by the exons ATGGCGGCGGCCTTGGCGCGACTCGGACTCCGGGCCGTCAAGGAGGTCCGGGTTCAGTTCTGCCCCTTCGAGAAGAACGTGGAGGCGACGAG GACCTTCCTCCAGGCGGTGAGCAGCGAGAAGGTGCGCGCCACCAACCTCAACTGCTCGGTCATCGCGGACGTGCGGCACGACGGCTCGGAGCCCTGCGTGGACGTGCTGTTCG GAGACGGGCACCGCCTGATCCTGCGCGGCGCCCACCTCACGGCGCAGGAGATGCTCAGCGCCTTCGCCTCGCACATCCAGCTCAGGGGCGCCGCCGCGGCCAGCGAGGACAAGCCGCCCGTGGGTGCGGGCCGCTGA
- the CCDC142 gene encoding coiled-coil domain-containing protein 142 isoform X1 has product MAQASRAGGLPPLAPTLRGAGEEPGRRGPAGAEAWSGRRLPVAGSVPRAEPGPARWAAAAVAGAGAREPSAGTPMPPALRRLRAVLLRLQREREQLLYARDCARQLQAAVRLVLQSPSPGAPPSAPARDPLALPPRGPGPAPLLLARPVGLAARHLEAALETQLRALGREPAGPRLSSRLADALGALPAFQQLQGRAAGRVPGAARPFPPARVLRLLTAERGCQLAIRLDRALWTSGLRDQLRKACQEERELLPGVLGLLGGVAGSAPRGPGLGGAGALWSQYWALLWAACAQSLSINLGPWRDPRAATQQLDPEPGQGEWRGALGALQRPCCLPSRSPENLPSKAAPFGAAHPSPHLQHPRLQTKSRLLGPGGGGGSGQWLWNGDAVVFRLEPCLPLAPLPAECEKELVSLGRSLWRQSLIWNWDQGFCRALGCSRDDRALPSSSHTSGLWQQLFPPLLDALREDTTGLHLSAPPAPAPLALGLCTLQATLLWFGGRAQQHLAAWAPTSFLLLTQKDLPPLLQEAEGLHRLVSEESWAPELGWQLGQLAAQVQRLATHIQLLPEEYLSLFFQECQRQAAQGFEMYMPRGRYWRHRLLPELPSIPSEYAGLVVRTVLEPVLQGLQELPTQAQASALGQALTAILGAWLDHILTHEIRFSLQGALQLRRDFGVVRELLEEERWGVSPELRQTLLMLGIFQRLDGALLCLLQQPLPKARVRRRPSCCCACNEVQTMELPSSNLNSLENLEPPPRPGVTSTQTAQLLGTLRCGGQSPEVYLVGNQEAWLALRQNQRPRWHLPFLFCLGLSPET; this is encoded by the exons ATGGCCCAGGCATCCCGCGCAGGGGGGCTGCCTCCGCTCGCCCCCACGCTGCGGGGCGCCGGGGAGGAGCCCGGGAGGAGGGGGCCGGCGGGCGCGGAGGCCTGGAGCGGGCGGAGGCTGCCGGTGGCGGGGAGCGTCCCGCGCGCTGAGCCCGGGCCGGCCaggtgggcggcggcggcggtggccggTGCCGGCGCGCGGGAGCCGAGCGCGGGCACCCCGATGCCCCCGGCGCTGCGGCGGCTCCGAGCCGTGTTGCTGCGGCTGCAGCGCGAGCGGGAGCAACTCCTGTACGCCCGGGACTGCGCCCGCCAGCTCCAGGCTGCCGTGCGCCTCGTCCTGCAGAGCCCGAGCCCCGGCGCGCCGCCGTCCGCGCCCGCCCGCGACCCGCTGGCCCTGCCCCCCcgggggcccggcccggcgccgCTGCTGCTGGCGCGACCCGTCGGACTCGCGGCGCGGCACCTGGAGGCCGCCCTGGAGACCCAGCTCCGCGCGCTGGGCCGGGAGCCCGCCGGGCCCCGCCTGTCGTCCCGACTCGCCGACGCGCTGGGCGCCCTGCCCGCCTTCCAGCAGCTGCAGGGCCGAGCCGCGGGCCGCGTCCCCGGGGCCGCGcgccccttccccccagcccgCGTACTGCGCCTCCTGACGGCCGAGCGGGGCTGCCAGCTGGCCATCCGGCTGGACCGGGCGCTCTGGACGTCGGGTCTGCGGGACCAGCTCCGGAAAGCGTGCCAGGAGGAGCGGGAGCTGCTGCCGGGGGTGCTGGGCCTGCTGGGGGGCGTGGCGGGCTCGGCCCCTCGCGGCCCGGGGCTGGGCGGTGCGGGCGCCCTCTGGAGCCAGTACTGGGCCCTGCTGTGGGCCGCCTGTGCTCAGAGCCTGTCCATAAACCTGGGACCCTGGAGGGACCCCAGGGCAGCGACACAGCAGCTGGATCCGGAGCCGGGGCAGGGTGAGTGGCGGGGGGCGTTGGGGGCTTTGCAGAGGCCGTGCTGTCTTCCGTCTCGCTCCCCCGAAAACCTGCCCTCCAAAGCGGCCCCCTTCGGTGCAGCCCACCCGAGCCCTCACCTCCAGCATCCGCGCCTTCAGACCAAGTCCCGCTTGctcgggcctgggggcgggggcgggagcgggCAATGGTTGTGGAATGGAGACGCCGTTGTTTTCAGGCTTGAGCCCTGTCTCCCACTAGCACCCCTGCCCGCCGAGTGCGAGAAGGAGCTGGTCTCTCTGGGCCGCAGCCTGTGGCGACAGTCTCTGATCTGGAACTGGGACCAAG GCTTCTGCCGTGCGCTCGGCTGCTCCCGAGATGACAGAGCGCTTCCCTCGTCGTCCCACACCTCTGGGCTCTGGCAGCagctcttcccccctctcttggATGCCCTCCGAGAAGACACGACAGGGCTGCACCTCAGTGCGCCTCCAG CTCCTGCACCCCTCGCCCTGGGGCTGTGCACCCTGCAGGCCacattgctttggtttgggggccgagCTCAGCAGCATCTGGCAGCCTGGGCCCCCACTTCCTTCCTACTTCTGACCCAGAAGGACTTGCCA CCTCTTTTGCAGGAGGCAGAAGGCCTGCACCGCCTGGTCTCCGAGGAGAGCTGGGCACCGGAGCTGGGGTGGCAGCTGGGGCAGCTGGCTGCGCAGGTCCAGAGACTGGCCACACACATCCAG CTCCTGCCTGAAGAGTATCTCAGTCTGTTTTTTCAAGAGTGTCAGAGGCAAGCTGCACAAGGCTTTGAAATGTACATGCCTCGGGGTCGGTACTGGAGGCATCGGCTCCTGCCAG AACTGCCCAGCATCCCTAGCGAGTACGCGGGGCTGGTGGTGCGCACTGTCCTGGAGCCTGTATTGCAAGGACTGCAGGAATTGCCAACGCAAGCCCAGGCCTCCGCCCTGGGCCAGGCGCTGACTGCCATCTTGGGTGCCTGGCTCGATCATATCCTCACCCATGAGATCCGGTTCAG CCTGCAGGGGGCACTGCAGCTCAGACGGGACTTCGGAGTGGTTCGGGAGTTGCTGGAGGAGGAGCGCTGGGGCGTGTCTCCTGAACTTCGCCAGACGTTGCTCATGCTGGGCATCTTCCAGCGGCTGGATGGGGCCCTGCTGTGCCTGCTGCAGCAGCCACTGCCCAAGGCTCGTGTGCGCAGGAGGCCGTCCTGCTGCT GTGCGTGCAATGAAGTCCAGACCATGGAACTGCCCAGCAGCAACCTCAACAGCTTGGAGAACTTGGAGCCCCCTCCACGGCCTGGAGTGACCTCGACCCAGACAGCTCAGCTGCTAGGCACACTGCGGTGTGGGGGACAGAGCCCCGAGGTTTACCTAGTGGGGAACCAGGAGGCTTGGCTGGCCCTGAGACAGAACCAGCGCCCACGATGgcatttgccttttcttttctgcCTGGGGCTCAGTCCTGAAACGTAA
- the CCDC142 gene encoding coiled-coil domain-containing protein 142 isoform X2 produces MAQASRAGGLPPLAPTLRGAGEEPGRRGPAGAEAWSGRRLPVAGSVPRAEPGPARWAAAAVAGAGAREPSAGTPMPPALRRLRAVLLRLQREREQLLYARDCARQLQAAVRLVLQSPSPGAPPSAPARDPLALPPRGPGPAPLLLARPVGLAARHLEAALETQLRALGREPAGPRLSSRLADALGALPAFQQLQGRAAGRVPGAARPFPPARVLRLLTAERGCQLAIRLDRALWTSGLRDQLRKACQEERELLPGVLGLLGGVAGSAPRGPGLGGAGALWSQYWALLWAACAQSLSINLGPWRDPRAATQQLDPEPGQGEWRGALGALQRPCCLPSRSPENLPSKAAPFGAAHPSPHLQHPRLQTKSRLLGPGGGGGSGQWLWNGDAVVFRLEPCLPLAPLPAECEKELVSLGRSLWRQSLIWNWDQGFCRALGCSRDDRALPSSSHTSGLWQQLFPPLLDALREDTTGLHLSAPPAPAPLALGLCTLQATLLWFGGRAQQHLAAWAPTSFLLLTQKDLPPLLQEAEGLHRLVSEESWAPELGWQLGQLAAQVQRLATHIQLLPEEYLSLFFQECQRQAAQGFEMYMPRGRYWRHRLLPELPSIPSEYAGLVVRTVLEPVLQGLQELPTQAQASALGQALTAILGAWLDHILTHEIRFRGHCSSDGTSEWFGSCWRRSAGACLLNFARRCSCWASSSGWMGPCCACCSSHCPRLVCAGGRPAAVRAMKSRPWNCPAATSTAWRTWSPLHGLE; encoded by the exons ATGGCCCAGGCATCCCGCGCAGGGGGGCTGCCTCCGCTCGCCCCCACGCTGCGGGGCGCCGGGGAGGAGCCCGGGAGGAGGGGGCCGGCGGGCGCGGAGGCCTGGAGCGGGCGGAGGCTGCCGGTGGCGGGGAGCGTCCCGCGCGCTGAGCCCGGGCCGGCCaggtgggcggcggcggcggtggccggTGCCGGCGCGCGGGAGCCGAGCGCGGGCACCCCGATGCCCCCGGCGCTGCGGCGGCTCCGAGCCGTGTTGCTGCGGCTGCAGCGCGAGCGGGAGCAACTCCTGTACGCCCGGGACTGCGCCCGCCAGCTCCAGGCTGCCGTGCGCCTCGTCCTGCAGAGCCCGAGCCCCGGCGCGCCGCCGTCCGCGCCCGCCCGCGACCCGCTGGCCCTGCCCCCCcgggggcccggcccggcgccgCTGCTGCTGGCGCGACCCGTCGGACTCGCGGCGCGGCACCTGGAGGCCGCCCTGGAGACCCAGCTCCGCGCGCTGGGCCGGGAGCCCGCCGGGCCCCGCCTGTCGTCCCGACTCGCCGACGCGCTGGGCGCCCTGCCCGCCTTCCAGCAGCTGCAGGGCCGAGCCGCGGGCCGCGTCCCCGGGGCCGCGcgccccttccccccagcccgCGTACTGCGCCTCCTGACGGCCGAGCGGGGCTGCCAGCTGGCCATCCGGCTGGACCGGGCGCTCTGGACGTCGGGTCTGCGGGACCAGCTCCGGAAAGCGTGCCAGGAGGAGCGGGAGCTGCTGCCGGGGGTGCTGGGCCTGCTGGGGGGCGTGGCGGGCTCGGCCCCTCGCGGCCCGGGGCTGGGCGGTGCGGGCGCCCTCTGGAGCCAGTACTGGGCCCTGCTGTGGGCCGCCTGTGCTCAGAGCCTGTCCATAAACCTGGGACCCTGGAGGGACCCCAGGGCAGCGACACAGCAGCTGGATCCGGAGCCGGGGCAGGGTGAGTGGCGGGGGGCGTTGGGGGCTTTGCAGAGGCCGTGCTGTCTTCCGTCTCGCTCCCCCGAAAACCTGCCCTCCAAAGCGGCCCCCTTCGGTGCAGCCCACCCGAGCCCTCACCTCCAGCATCCGCGCCTTCAGACCAAGTCCCGCTTGctcgggcctgggggcgggggcgggagcgggCAATGGTTGTGGAATGGAGACGCCGTTGTTTTCAGGCTTGAGCCCTGTCTCCCACTAGCACCCCTGCCCGCCGAGTGCGAGAAGGAGCTGGTCTCTCTGGGCCGCAGCCTGTGGCGACAGTCTCTGATCTGGAACTGGGACCAAG GCTTCTGCCGTGCGCTCGGCTGCTCCCGAGATGACAGAGCGCTTCCCTCGTCGTCCCACACCTCTGGGCTCTGGCAGCagctcttcccccctctcttggATGCCCTCCGAGAAGACACGACAGGGCTGCACCTCAGTGCGCCTCCAG CTCCTGCACCCCTCGCCCTGGGGCTGTGCACCCTGCAGGCCacattgctttggtttgggggccgagCTCAGCAGCATCTGGCAGCCTGGGCCCCCACTTCCTTCCTACTTCTGACCCAGAAGGACTTGCCA CCTCTTTTGCAGGAGGCAGAAGGCCTGCACCGCCTGGTCTCCGAGGAGAGCTGGGCACCGGAGCTGGGGTGGCAGCTGGGGCAGCTGGCTGCGCAGGTCCAGAGACTGGCCACACACATCCAG CTCCTGCCTGAAGAGTATCTCAGTCTGTTTTTTCAAGAGTGTCAGAGGCAAGCTGCACAAGGCTTTGAAATGTACATGCCTCGGGGTCGGTACTGGAGGCATCGGCTCCTGCCAG AACTGCCCAGCATCCCTAGCGAGTACGCGGGGCTGGTGGTGCGCACTGTCCTGGAGCCTGTATTGCAAGGACTGCAGGAATTGCCAACGCAAGCCCAGGCCTCCGCCCTGGGCCAGGCGCTGACTGCCATCTTGGGTGCCTGGCTCGATCATATCCTCACCCATGAGATCCGGTTCAG GGGGCACTGCAGCTCAGACGGGACTTCGGAGTGGTTCGGGAGTTGCTGGAGGAGGAGCGCTGGGGCGTGTCTCCTGAACTTCGCCAGACGTTGCTCATGCTGGGCATCTTCCAGCGGCTGGATGGGGCCCTGCTGTGCCTGCTGCAGCAGCCACTGCCCAAGGCTCGTGTGCGCAGGAGGCCGTCCTGCTGCT GTGCGTGCAATGAAGTCCAGACCATGGAACTGCCCAGCAGCAACCTCAACAGCTTGGAGAACTTGGAGCCCCCTCCACGGCCTGGAGTGA
- the CCDC142 gene encoding coiled-coil domain-containing protein 142 isoform X3, producing the protein MAQASRAGGLPPLAPTLRGAGEEPGRRGPAGAEAWSGRRLPVAGSVPRAEPGPARWAAAAVAGAGAREPSAGTPMPPALRRLRAVLLRLQREREQLLYARDCARQLQAAVRLVLQSPSPGAPPSAPARDPLALPPRGPGPAPLLLARPVGLAARHLEAALETQLRALGREPAGPRLSSRLADALGALPAFQQLQGRAAGRVPGAARPFPPARVLRLLTAERGCQLAIRLDRALWTSGLRDQLRKACQEERELLPGVLGLLGGVAGSAPRGPGLGGAGALWSQYWALLWAACAQSLSINLGPWRDPRAATQQLDPEPGQAPLPAECEKELVSLGRSLWRQSLIWNWDQGFCRALGCSRDDRALPSSSHTSGLWQQLFPPLLDALREDTTGLHLSAPPAPAPLALGLCTLQATLLWFGGRAQQHLAAWAPTSFLLLTQKDLPPLLQEAEGLHRLVSEESWAPELGWQLGQLAAQVQRLATHIQLLPEEYLSLFFQECQRQAAQGFEMYMPRGRYWRHRLLPELPSIPSEYAGLVVRTVLEPVLQGLQELPTQAQASALGQALTAILGAWLDHILTHEIRFSLQGALQLRRDFGVVRELLEEERWGVSPELRQTLLMLGIFQRLDGALLCLLQQPLPKARVRRRPSCCCACNEVQTMELPSSNLNSLENLEPPPRPGVTSTQTAQLLGTLRCGGQSPEVYLVGNQEAWLALRQNQRPRWHLPFLFCLGLSPET; encoded by the exons ATGGCCCAGGCATCCCGCGCAGGGGGGCTGCCTCCGCTCGCCCCCACGCTGCGGGGCGCCGGGGAGGAGCCCGGGAGGAGGGGGCCGGCGGGCGCGGAGGCCTGGAGCGGGCGGAGGCTGCCGGTGGCGGGGAGCGTCCCGCGCGCTGAGCCCGGGCCGGCCaggtgggcggcggcggcggtggccggTGCCGGCGCGCGGGAGCCGAGCGCGGGCACCCCGATGCCCCCGGCGCTGCGGCGGCTCCGAGCCGTGTTGCTGCGGCTGCAGCGCGAGCGGGAGCAACTCCTGTACGCCCGGGACTGCGCCCGCCAGCTCCAGGCTGCCGTGCGCCTCGTCCTGCAGAGCCCGAGCCCCGGCGCGCCGCCGTCCGCGCCCGCCCGCGACCCGCTGGCCCTGCCCCCCcgggggcccggcccggcgccgCTGCTGCTGGCGCGACCCGTCGGACTCGCGGCGCGGCACCTGGAGGCCGCCCTGGAGACCCAGCTCCGCGCGCTGGGCCGGGAGCCCGCCGGGCCCCGCCTGTCGTCCCGACTCGCCGACGCGCTGGGCGCCCTGCCCGCCTTCCAGCAGCTGCAGGGCCGAGCCGCGGGCCGCGTCCCCGGGGCCGCGcgccccttccccccagcccgCGTACTGCGCCTCCTGACGGCCGAGCGGGGCTGCCAGCTGGCCATCCGGCTGGACCGGGCGCTCTGGACGTCGGGTCTGCGGGACCAGCTCCGGAAAGCGTGCCAGGAGGAGCGGGAGCTGCTGCCGGGGGTGCTGGGCCTGCTGGGGGGCGTGGCGGGCTCGGCCCCTCGCGGCCCGGGGCTGGGCGGTGCGGGCGCCCTCTGGAGCCAGTACTGGGCCCTGCTGTGGGCCGCCTGTGCTCAGAGCCTGTCCATAAACCTGGGACCCTGGAGGGACCCCAGGGCAGCGACACAGCAGCTGGATCCGGAGCCGGGGCAGG CACCCCTGCCCGCCGAGTGCGAGAAGGAGCTGGTCTCTCTGGGCCGCAGCCTGTGGCGACAGTCTCTGATCTGGAACTGGGACCAAG GCTTCTGCCGTGCGCTCGGCTGCTCCCGAGATGACAGAGCGCTTCCCTCGTCGTCCCACACCTCTGGGCTCTGGCAGCagctcttcccccctctcttggATGCCCTCCGAGAAGACACGACAGGGCTGCACCTCAGTGCGCCTCCAG CTCCTGCACCCCTCGCCCTGGGGCTGTGCACCCTGCAGGCCacattgctttggtttgggggccgagCTCAGCAGCATCTGGCAGCCTGGGCCCCCACTTCCTTCCTACTTCTGACCCAGAAGGACTTGCCA CCTCTTTTGCAGGAGGCAGAAGGCCTGCACCGCCTGGTCTCCGAGGAGAGCTGGGCACCGGAGCTGGGGTGGCAGCTGGGGCAGCTGGCTGCGCAGGTCCAGAGACTGGCCACACACATCCAG CTCCTGCCTGAAGAGTATCTCAGTCTGTTTTTTCAAGAGTGTCAGAGGCAAGCTGCACAAGGCTTTGAAATGTACATGCCTCGGGGTCGGTACTGGAGGCATCGGCTCCTGCCAG AACTGCCCAGCATCCCTAGCGAGTACGCGGGGCTGGTGGTGCGCACTGTCCTGGAGCCTGTATTGCAAGGACTGCAGGAATTGCCAACGCAAGCCCAGGCCTCCGCCCTGGGCCAGGCGCTGACTGCCATCTTGGGTGCCTGGCTCGATCATATCCTCACCCATGAGATCCGGTTCAG CCTGCAGGGGGCACTGCAGCTCAGACGGGACTTCGGAGTGGTTCGGGAGTTGCTGGAGGAGGAGCGCTGGGGCGTGTCTCCTGAACTTCGCCAGACGTTGCTCATGCTGGGCATCTTCCAGCGGCTGGATGGGGCCCTGCTGTGCCTGCTGCAGCAGCCACTGCCCAAGGCTCGTGTGCGCAGGAGGCCGTCCTGCTGCT GTGCGTGCAATGAAGTCCAGACCATGGAACTGCCCAGCAGCAACCTCAACAGCTTGGAGAACTTGGAGCCCCCTCCACGGCCTGGAGTGACCTCGACCCAGACAGCTCAGCTGCTAGGCACACTGCGGTGTGGGGGACAGAGCCCCGAGGTTTACCTAGTGGGGAACCAGGAGGCTTGGCTGGCCCTGAGACAGAACCAGCGCCCACGATGgcatttgccttttcttttctgcCTGGGGCTCAGTCCTGAAACGTAA